The Ascochyta rabiei chromosome 15, complete sequence genome window below encodes:
- a CDS encoding Carnitine O-acetyltransferase, which produces MTARTFTQPSSLNESLATTAMSTSNENGTARSMEAAKESQQAFSAEAKAPLANSTNPNSKPGITFASQDALPKLPIPELDASCKKYLAALKPLQSAKEHNDTQHSVEDFLKADGAVLQEKLKKYASDKANYIEQFWYDSYLNFDNPVVLNLNPFFLLEDDPTPARNNQVTRAASLVVSALSFVRAVRLEELPPDTIRGQPLCMYQYSRLFGTARIPTENGCQIGQDPTSKHVVVMCHGQFYWFDVLDDNNDLIMTEKDIALNLQVIVEDAQEVPIQEAAKGALGVLSTENRKVWSGLRDVLHREEGSNNSDSLNIVDSALFILCLDYTEPQSGADLCMNMLCGTSKVERGVQVGTCTNRWYDKMQIIVCKNGSAGINFEHTGVDGHTVLRFASDVYTDTILRFARTINGSAPSLWATQSPDPAKRDPESFGDVQTTPHKLEWDMVPELSTALRFAETRLADLIQQNEFATLEFPHYGKNFMTSMGFSPDAFVQMAFQAAYYGLYGRIECVYEPAMTKMFYHGRTEAIRSVTEESVDFLKTFWGENPAATKIEALRKACQKHTENTKICAKAQGPDRHLYALYCIWQRAIDEDGAEAASSDGWDSTRPSSPDGVISPHRNSVLSENGSISSSPPAPVQHSMPSLFADGGWDKINTTILSTSNCGNPSLRQFGFGPTSADGFGIGYIIKDGSISICASSKHRQTSRYIEALESYFLEVRKLLRQIKRRGTSVDKTASRAREAEDRPKAGRFKSRGRNILLEAGKGQTPAESVADDEDDDGLGGYGFFDAGILRQALNANSQNAAAEPAVDRDVVRRNVGRRLQLAEY; this is translated from the exons ATGACAGCCCGCACCTTCACCCAACCCTCATCCCTAAACGAATCCTTGGCAACCACCGCCATGTCTACTTCCAACGAAAACGGCACCGCTCGCTCCATGGAAGCAGCCAAGGAGAGCCAGCAGGCCTTCTCCGCAGAAGCAAAGGCGCCCTTGGCCAATTCCACAAATCCAAACTCGAAGCCAGGCATCACCTTTGCTTCTCAAGACGCGCTGCCTAAGCTGCCCATACCCGAACTTGACGCTTCGTGCAAGAAGTACTTGGCTGCCTTGAAGCCATTGCAGTCCGCAAAAGAGCACAACGACACGCAGCACTCAGTCGAAGATTTCCTGAAAGCAGACGGCGCTGTGCTCCAAGAAAAGCTGAAGAAGTACGCTAGCGATAAAGCCAACTACATTGAGCAGTTTT GGTACGACTCATATCTCAACTTTGATAACCCGGTTGTGCTGAACCTAAACCCTTTCTTTCTCCTCGAAGATGATCCTACCCCAGCTCGTAACAACCAAGTCACCCGTGCTGCCTCCCTGGTCGTCTCAGCACTGTCATTCGTTCGAGCAGTACGCCTGGAAGAGCTACCACCCGACACAATCCGTGGTCAGCCACTCTGCATGTACCAGTACTCGAGGCTGTTTGGCACGGCCAGGATACCGACCGAGAACGGATGCCAGATCGGACAAGACCCAACCTCGAAACACGTCGTCGTCATGTGTCACGGCCAGTTCTACTGGTTTGACGTCCTTGATGACAACAACGACCTCATCATGACTGAAAAAGACATCGCTCTGAACCTGCAGGTCATCGTAGAGGACGCACAGGAAGTTCCCATTCAAGAAGCTGCAAAGGGGGCGCTAGGCGTGCTGAGCACAGAGAACCGCAAAGTCTGGTCCGGTCTGCGCGACGTATTGCACCGAGAGGAGGGCTCAAACAACTCCGACAGTCTGAACATTGTCGACTCCGCGCTCTTTATATTGTGCTTGGACTACACAGAACCGCAGAGTGGCGCTGACTTGTGCATGAATATGCTCTGCGGTACCAGCAAGGTGGAGCGGGGCGTTCAGGTGGGTACTTGCACGAATCGATGGTACGATAAGATGCAGATCATCGTGTGTAAAAACGGAAGTGCAGGCATCAACTTCGAACACACCGGTGTCGACGGCCACACAGTCCTTCGCTTTGCCTCGGACGTGTACACCGACACGATCCTTCGATTTGCAAGGACCATTAACGGTAGTGCACCAAGCCTCTGGGCAACCCAGAGCCCCGACCCTGCGAAGCGAGATCCGGAGAGCTTTGGCGATGTTCAGACTACACCTCACAAGCTTGAATGGGACATGGTCCCAGAGCTTAGCACCGCCCTTCGTTTTGCGGAGACGCGTCTTGCAGATCTTATCCAGCAAAACGAGTTTGCAACACTCGAATTTCCTCACTATGGAAAAAACTTCATGACGTCTATGGGCTTCTCGCCTGATGCGTTCGTGCAGATGGCCTTCCAGGCTGCCTACTACGGTCTCTATGGCAGGATAGAATGCGTCTACGAGCCAGCAATGACTAAGATGTTCTACCACGGACGAACAGAAGCCATCCGCTCAGTCACAGAAGAGTCGGTAGATTTCTTGAAGACCTTCTGGGGCGAGAACCCAGCAGCAACCAAGATTGAGGCACTCCGCAAAGCATGCCAAAAGCACACCGAAAACACCAAGATCTGCGCCAAAGCTCAAGGTCCGGACCGCCATCTCTACGCCCTGTACTGCATCTGGCAGCGCGCAATCGACGAAGACGGTGCCGAAGCAGCCAGCAGCGACGGCTGGGACTCGACACGCCCGTCCAGCCCCGACGGTGTCATATCTCCCCACCGCAACTCCGTCCTGTCTGAGAATGGCAGTATATCCAGTTCGCCACCAGCTCCAGTCCAACACTCGATGCCATCGCTCTTTGCAGACGGCGGTTGGGACAAGATCAACACGACAATCCTCTCGACATCCAACTGCGGCAACCCATCGCTCCGCCAGTTCGGTTTCGGCCCAACATCAGCCGACGGCTTTGGCATCGGATACATTATCAAAGACGGGTCGATATCCATCTGCGCATCGTCCAAGCACCGCCAGACGAGCCGCTACATCGAAGCACTGGAATCATACTTCCTCGAAGTGCGAAAACTCCTCCGACAAATCAAGCGCCGAGGCACCAGCGTCGACAAGACCGCTTCCCGAGCGCGGGAAGCAGAAGACCGACCCAAGGCAGGCCGTTTCAAGAGCCGTGGACGCAATATCCTCCTCGAGGCCGGCAAAGGCCAGACGCCTGCGGAAAGCGTAGCAGACGATGAGGATGACGATGGCCTCGGTGGAT ATGGCTTCTTCGATGCCGGCATACTGCGGCAGGCGCTCAACGCGAACAGCCAGAACGCGGCTGCCGAGCCGGCCGTCGATCGCGACGTTGTGCGCCGGAACGTCGGGCGGCGGCTGCAGTTGGCTGAGTATTAA
- a CDS encoding Protein MAK16: MASDEIVWSIIGTDFCSYKLKTTKDQTFCRNEHNVSGFCSKQSCPLANSRYATIRSDPKTGDLYLYIKAIERAHLPNKWWERIKLPKNYTKALEMVDSHLQYFPKFLVHKNKQRLTRLTQVNIRIKKLAKEEDRLGERLVPRLAPKVRRREDARERKALAAAKVERSIERVLIDRLRSGAYGDRPLNVEPNVWKRVMKGLEKEGQLERDQDLDDGELEEDEEENEYEYENGVGEVEYVSDIEGESDDEMEDFEDWVGGQSPDEGSGDDSASASASGSEQEDESEGEDNEALKKALANLKRKRPAAPPSKPKKKPARDPKAAKREIEYEIEREPAARETLRN; encoded by the exons ATGGCTTCCG ACGAAATCGTGTGGTCCATCATCGGGACCGACTTCTGCAGCTACAAGCTGAAGACGACGAAAGACCAGACCTTCTGTCGCAATGAGCACAACGTCTCTGGCTTCTGCAGCAAGCAGTCCTGCCCACTCGCCAACTCTCGCTACGCCACCATACGCTCCGACCCCAAGACCGGCGATCTCTACCTGTACATCAAGGCCATCGAGCGTGCCCACCTGCCCAACAAGTGGTGGGAGCGCATAAAGCTGCCCAAGAACTACACCAAGGCGCTCGAAATGGTCGACTCGCACCTGCAGTACTTCCCCAAGTTCCTCGTCCACAAGAACAAGCAGCGCTTGACGAGGTTAACCCAAGTCAACATCCGCATCAAAAAGCTGGCCAAGGAGGAAGACCGCCTTGGTGAGAGGCTGGTGCCCCGCCTGGCACCCAAGGTCAGGAGGCGCGAGGATGCAAGGGAGAGGAAGGCGCTGGCTGCTGCAAAGGTCGAGCGCTCCATCGAGCGTGTCTTGATCGACCGTCTTCGCTCGGGCGCTTACGGAGACCGCCCGCTCAACGTCGAGCCGAATGTCTGGAAGCGAGTCATGAAGGGCCTGGAGAAGGAAGGCCAGCTCGAGCGCGACCAGGATCTCGACGACGGGGAGCTGGAAGAGGACGAAGAGGAGAACGAGTACGAGTACGAGAATGGCGTCGGCGAAGTCGAGTATGTGAGCGACATCGAGGGCGAGTCAGACGACGAGATGGAAGACTTCGAGGATTGGGTTGGTGGGCAGAGCCCAGACGAAGGCTCAGGCGACGAcagtgcgagtgcgagtgcaAGTGGAAGCGAGCAAGAGGATGAGTCTGAGGGCGAGGACAACGAAGCTCTCAAGAAGGCGCTCGCCAACCTGAAGAGAAAACGCCCAGCTGCACCTCCATCCAAGCCGAAGAAGAAGCCTGCAAGGGATCCCAAGGCAGCGAAGCGCGAAATCGAGTACGAAATCGAGAGAGAGCCCGCCGCTCGAGAGACTCTACGCAACTAA
- a CDS encoding DNA repair protein rhp57, with the protein MTDLLHVLPDLETRPFSHLLPSLDKALVTTNDLLTLDVHHVAKRAQLPAGELRKLVDAVVPALHHQLGLGFGADEPSTSAFSAALGDPPAPWRCISTLDDQLDAALGGGIPPGYLLEVTGESGAGKTQLLLTLLLAVQLPPPLGLAKTAVYISTEAALSTTRLAQLLSSHPALDRVSPHERPSLAKVLAIQTPDLESQEHILRYQLPVAIKKHNVGLVILDSVAANYRAEFEKKGASNGAASMAKRGTQLVQLGALLRHLAHTEGIAIVVANQVADRFTKPPSAPPSNAVSRNPSANSQGTRDNTPQPSNPALALPASQSDELVLLSPDPLALDHQQRWFTGWGDLPHTAPHTLKTPSLGLVWTNQLACRIALIKQPVFANRGPLVVALNGEDQWNEPEETHISKWRRWVKVVFAPWAPPSEGRGLEFEITTSGIRSVVNEVKK; encoded by the exons ATGACCGACTTGCTGCACGTGCTGCCTGACCTGGAGACGAGGCCCTTTTCGCACCTGCTGCCCTCGCTCGACAAGGCCCTCGTCACCACAAACGACCTGCTCACCCTCGACGTCCACCATGTCGCCAAGCGTGCCCAACTGCCCGCCGGCGAGCTGAGGAAACTCGTCGACGCCGTGGTGCCTGCCCTGCACCACCAGCTCGGCCTCGGTTTCGGTGCCGACGAGCCTTCCACGTCTGCTTTCTCGGCCGCATTGGGCGACCCTCCAGCACCCTGGCGCTGCATAAGCACCCTGGACGACCAGCTCGACGCTGCCTTGGGTGGCGGTATACCGCCTGGCTACCTGCTCGAGGTCACTGGTGAGAG CGGCGCTGGCAAAACACAACTACTGCTCACCCTCCTGCTTGCTGTGCAGCTGCCGCCACCGCTCGGCCTGGCCAAGACCGCCGTCTACATCTCCACCGAAGCCGCCCTCTCCACCACGCGTCTCGCCCAGCTGCTGTCCTCGCACCCAGCTCTCGACAGAGTCTCTCCGCATGAGCGACCCTCACTGGCCAAGGTCCTGGCCATCCAGACCCCCGACCTCGAATCCCAGGAGCATATTCTCCGCTACCAGCTGCCCGTCGCCATCAAGAAGCACAACGTGGGTCTGGTCATCCTGGACTCGGTCGCCGCCAACTATCGCGCCGAGTTCGAGAAGAAAGGAGCAAGCAATGGCGCCGCCTCCATGGCCAAACGGGGGACGCAGCTCGTGCAACTGGGCGCGCTTCTTCGACACCTAGCCCACACAGAGGGTATCGCAATCGTCGTCGCCAACCAGGTCGCCGATCGTTTCACCAAGCCGCCCTCTGCGCCCCCCTCCAACGCCGTTTCGCGCAATCCGTCTGCCAACAGCCAGGGCACTCGCGACAACACACCCCAGCCCTCCAACCCAGCTCTCGCCCTGCCAGCCTCGCAGTCTGATGAACTCGTCTTGTTGTCGCCAGACCCACTAGCCCTCGACCACCAACAACGCTGGTTTACCGGCTGGGGCGACTTACCGCACACTGCCCCTCACACCTTGAAGACGCCATCTCTTGGCCTCGTCTGGACGAACCAGCTGGCGTGCCGCATCGCCTTGATCAAGCAGCCCGTGTTCGCCAATAGAGGACCGCTTGTTGTCGCACTAAACGGTGAGGATCAGTGGAACGAGCCTGAGGAAACGCACATCTCCAAGTGGAGGAGGTGGGTGAAGGTTGTATTTGCGCCGTGGGCCCCGCCTAGCGAAGGTAGGGGGTTGGAATTTGAGATTACGACAAGTGGGATCAGGTCCGTTGTCAACGAGGTCAAGAAATAA
- a CDS encoding mitochondrial splicing system protein: protein MRAVVSSFRSSGQHLRQNSCPATRAGLQRRCTSPLRRPVCRPLRWPVTLIQHRRFQSGVEEPTIYALSTASGKAAIAVIRLSGPACRQIYKGLCPTAAFPKTRYATLRKLYTPHLPPSPATLLDSGALVLYFPSPNTVTGEDLLELHVHGGPAIVRAVLAAIPQCAWPSGESAVPSTLHSIRYAEPGEFTRRAFANHRMDLPQIESLGETLSASTEQQRHISVRGTTSSLAVRYEQWRMLLLAARGELEALIDFSEDQHFDDSPAQLCASVANQVQRLRAHMEAHVANAVRGELLRNGISMALLGAPNAGKSSLLNRIVGREAAIVSHEAGTTRDIVDVSVDLGGWLVKIGDMAGLRRAGLVGADVVGAVEQEGIKRAKQRALESDVLILVQDATAEMDPEVTETAKQCVELGVHVVVAINKIDQLPLRKGAEGAWKAKMVSTLGVADERITFISCREATAINLNRSDPGNMQSFLATLMRAFRDMTAALVPDSDPDPSIWQESLGATERQRILLSECIVHLEAFLTAVTPELTEEHSAYGIEPDATDDIDIVLAAESLRSAAEALARITGRGDGGDVEEVLGVVFDK, encoded by the exons ATGAGAGCCGTCGTCTCGTCCTTCAGGAGCAGCGGCCAACACTTGCGGCAAAACTCCTGTCCAGCGACTCGCGCAGGCCTCCAGCGACGCTGCACCAGCCCTCTGCGCCGGCCTGTCTGCCGCCCTCTGCGCTGGCCTGTGACCCTCATCCAGCATCGTCGGTTCCAGTCCGGCGTGGAAGAGCCGACCATCTATGCGCTGTCTACGGCGTCTGGAAAGGCTGCCATAGCCGTCATCCGGCTCTCGGGGCCGGCATGTAGACAG ATCTACAAAGGACTCTGTCCTACCGCCGCCTTCCCAAAAACCCGCTATGCCACTCTTCGCAAGCTCTACACCCCCCATCTACCGCCGTCGCCCGCAACCCTGCTCGACTCGGGCGCCCTCGTCCTCTACTTTCCTAGTCCGAACACGGTGACGGGCGAGGACCTGCTGGAGCTGCACGTACATGGAGGTCCTGCCATCGTTCGCGCAGTACTGGCTGCCATACCTCAGTGTGCGTGGCCTAGCGGGGAATCTGCCGTGCCTTCCACCCTGCACTCGATCCGCTACGCCGAGCCTGGAGAGTTTACCCGTCGCGCATTCGCCAACCACCGTATGGACCTGCCGCAGATCGAGTCGCTGGGGGAGACATTGTCTGCATCGACCGAGCAGCAGCGCCACATCTCCGTCCGGGGTACAACTTCGTCCCTGGCCGTGCGCTATGAGCAGTGGCGCATGCTGCTGCTTGCAGCCAGAGGAGAGCTAGAAGCCCTCATCGACTTTTCTGAAGACCAACACTTCGACGACTCCCCGGCGCAACTCTGTGCATCCGTTGCCAATCAAGTCCAGCGTCTTCGTGCGCACATGGAGGCACATGTGGCCAATGCAGTTCGAGGCGAGCTGCTGCGCAACGGCATCAGCATGGCTCTTCTTGGCGCCCCAAACGCTGGCAAGAGCAGTCTGCTCAACCGCATCGTCGGACGGGAGGCTGCCATTGTTTCACACGAAGCCGGCACAACTCGAGACATTGTGGACGTCAGCGTCGACCTGGGTGGTTGGCTGGTCAAGATTGGCGACATGGCTGGCCTGCGCAGAGCAGGTCTGGTAGGGGCAGACGTCGTGGGTGCAGTCGAGCAGGAAGGCATCAAACGTGCCAAACAACGAGCACTCGAGTCAGATGTCCTGATCCTAGTCCAAGACGCAACAGCCGAAATGGATCCTGAAGTCACCGAGACAGCGAAGCAGTGCGTCGAGCTAGGTGTCCATGTCGTTGTTGCAATCAACAAGATCGACCAGCTCCCACTTAGGAAGGGGGCTGAGGGTGCGTGGAAAGCGAAGATGGTTTCGACTCTCGGTGTCGCGGACGAGCGCATCACCTTCATCTCTTGCAGAGAGGCTACAGCAATCAATCTCAACAGGAGCGATCCAGGAAACATGCAGTCTTTCCTGGCCACCCTTATGCGAGCATTTCGCGACATGACCGCCGCACTCGTCCCTGACTCCGACCCCGACCCCTCCATCTGGCAAGAATCACTAGGCGCGACTGAGCGACAGCGTATCCTCCTCTCCGAATGTATCGTACACCTAGAGGCCTTTTTGACGGCTGTCACCCCGGAACTGACCGAGGAGCACTCAGCCTACGGGATCGAACCAGATGCTACGGACGACATTGATATAGTGCTGGCTGCAGAGTCCCTCCGCAGTGCCGCCGAAGCACTAGCCAGAATCACTGGGCGAGGAGATGGAGGGGACGTGGAGGAAGTGCTAGGTGTTGTGTTTGACAAGTAA